A window of the Polaribacter batillariae genome harbors these coding sequences:
- the tsaB gene encoding tRNA (adenosine(37)-N6)-threonylcarbamoyltransferase complex dimerization subunit type 1 TsaB, translating to MAIILNIETATKNCSVSLAKDGIILAIKELNNGNYSHAEVLHPFIKDILQEANILKSKIDAIAVSKGPGSYTGLRIGVSAAKGLCFALNKPLISIDTLTSLSHAIFVEEGNIVPMLDARRMEVYTAVFNKNHQKIKTTTAQIIDKNSFSEYLEKNKVYFLGDGAQKCKEIITHKNAVFIDDKFPSSKEMAKLSFEKYKKNDIEDVAYFEPFYLKDFIVIPEKKKKPTF from the coding sequence TTGGCAATTATACTTAACATAGAAACTGCAACCAAAAACTGCTCTGTAAGTCTTGCAAAAGATGGTATTATTTTAGCAATTAAAGAGTTAAATAATGGCAATTATTCTCATGCAGAAGTTTTACACCCATTTATTAAAGATATTTTACAAGAGGCAAACATTTTAAAATCTAAAATCGATGCAATTGCTGTAAGCAAAGGACCTGGGTCTTATACAGGTTTGCGTATTGGAGTTTCTGCTGCAAAAGGGCTTTGTTTTGCTTTAAACAAACCCTTAATTTCTATTGATACTTTAACCTCATTATCACATGCTATTTTTGTTGAAGAAGGAAACATTGTACCAATGTTAGATGCTAGAAGAATGGAAGTTTATACAGCTGTTTTCAATAAAAATCATCAAAAAATAAAAACAACAACAGCACAAATTATCGATAAAAACTCTTTTTCTGAATATTTAGAAAAAAATAAAGTTTATTTTTTGGGGGATGGTGCTCAAAAATGCAAAGAAATAATTACTCATAAAAATGCTGTTTTTATTGATGATAAATTTCCGTCTTCTAAAGAAATGGCAAAATTATCATTCGAAAAGTACAAAAAAAACGACATCGAAGATGTCGCTTATTTCGAACCTTTTTATTTAAAAGATTTTATTGTTATTCCTGAAAAGAAAAAGAAACCTACTTTTTAG
- a CDS encoding mechanosensitive ion channel family protein, with amino-acid sequence MEQYLDQFKKVVIEYTPKVLMAVAMLIIGLIIIKIIVNTTRKILRKRNVDVSLQQFLGNLLSWALKIILFITVIAKLGVETASFAAIIAAAGLAVGLALQGSLANFAGGVLIMIFKPFKIGDLIEAQGEIGVVKEIEIFTTKLTGLSNKEIIIPNGTLSNGNIVNYTSEGTRRVDLVIGVSYDADIKQTKNVIMNVLTSHPKVLKDPAPGVTVLELADSSVNFAVRPWCTTADYWTVYFDCMENIKEALDAAGIEIPYPHNVQINKKEEN; translated from the coding sequence ATGGAACAATATTTAGATCAATTTAAAAAAGTTGTAATCGAATACACACCAAAAGTTCTAATGGCAGTTGCCATGTTAATTATTGGTTTAATTATTATTAAAATTATTGTTAATACAACTAGAAAGATACTAAGAAAAAGAAATGTAGATGTTTCTTTACAGCAATTTTTAGGAAACTTATTAAGTTGGGCTCTTAAAATAATTTTATTTATAACAGTAATCGCAAAATTAGGAGTAGAAACTGCTTCTTTTGCTGCAATTATAGCAGCAGCTGGTTTGGCTGTTGGTTTGGCGTTACAAGGTTCTTTAGCCAATTTTGCAGGAGGTGTTTTAATTATGATTTTTAAACCTTTTAAAATAGGCGATTTAATAGAAGCACAAGGTGAAATAGGTGTTGTAAAAGAAATAGAAATATTTACTACAAAATTAACTGGGTTGTCTAATAAAGAAATTATAATTCCAAACGGAACTTTATCTAACGGAAATATTGTAAACTATACAAGCGAGGGCACAAGGCGTGTAGATTTGGTAATAGGTGTTTCTTACGATGCAGACATTAAGCAAACCAAAAACGTTATCATGAATGTTTTAACCTCGCATCCAAAGGTTTTAAAAGATCCTGCTCCAGGAGTTACTGTTTTAGAATTGGCAGATAGTTCTGTAAATTTTGCTGTAAGACCTTGGTGTACTACTGCAGATTATTGGACAGTTTATTTCGACTGTATGGAAAATATTAAAGAAGCATTAGATGCTGCAGGTATAGAAATTCCTTACCCACATAACGTACAAATTAATAAAAAAGAAGAAAACTAA
- a CDS encoding dodecin family protein: protein MAVMKVIEVLANSEKSWEDATKKAVKQASKSVKNIKSVFVQSQSAVVNGDDVTEFRVNLKITFEVN, encoded by the coding sequence ATGGCAGTAATGAAAGTAATAGAAGTACTAGCAAACTCAGAAAAGAGTTGGGAAGATGCAACTAAAAAAGCAGTAAAACAAGCATCGAAATCCGTTAAAAATATCAAATCGGTATTTGTACAATCGCAAAGTGCCGTTGTAAATGGAGACGATGTAACCGAATTTAGAGTAAACTTAAAAATTACTTTTGAAGTAAACTAA
- a CDS encoding toxin-antitoxin system YwqK family antitoxin, with protein MKKLITICMFCLVAIGYAQENKPTFKAEGDLVKATYYHENGSVSTEGYFKDKKLTGKWTRFDKKGNKTHLAFYKEGKKVGKWFMWEGESLKEITYINNAIVDVNLWKSESKLASNK; from the coding sequence ATGAAAAAATTAATAACAATTTGCATGTTTTGCTTAGTTGCAATAGGGTATGCTCAAGAAAACAAACCGACTTTTAAGGCAGAAGGAGATTTGGTAAAAGCGACTTATTATCACGAAAATGGTTCTGTGAGTACAGAAGGTTATTTTAAAGATAAAAAATTGACTGGAAAATGGACTCGTTTTGATAAAAAAGGAAATAAAACACATTTAGCTTTTTATAAAGAAGGAAAAAAAGTTGGAAAGTGGTTTATGTGGGAAGGTGAATCTTTAAAAGAAATTACATACATTAACAATGCTATTGTAGATGTTAATTTGTGGAAATCGGAATCTAAATTAGCTTCTAACAAATAG
- a CDS encoding RNA polymerase sigma factor, with protein MMLKSLTDNELVNEITFGNTNAFKILHDKYAHSMFLYAYNVIKDKQICEDIVQNIFIDLWSKRKEIKITSVKSFLFRAVKYQIFNYFRDQKFNKEDVTRLNLIDISIDALKKMEYSELEIAVKNSVSKLPKRCKEIFELSRFENKSNKEIAEILNISIQGVKNQISKGLKHVKQDLKKQGHQIYFICSSHHLNYIL; from the coding sequence ATGATGTTAAAATCTTTAACAGATAATGAGCTTGTAAATGAAATAACATTTGGGAATACAAATGCGTTTAAAATATTACACGATAAATATGCCCATTCAATGTTTTTGTACGCCTATAACGTAATTAAAGATAAGCAAATATGCGAAGACATTGTTCAAAACATTTTTATAGATTTATGGTCAAAAAGAAAAGAAATAAAAATAACGAGTGTAAAATCTTTTTTATTTAGGGCTGTAAAATATCAAATATTCAATTATTTTAGAGACCAAAAATTCAATAAAGAAGATGTTACGCGCCTTAATCTTATAGATATTTCTATTGATGCTTTAAAGAAAATGGAATACAGTGAGTTAGAAATAGCTGTAAAAAACTCGGTGTCTAAACTACCTAAACGTTGCAAGGAAATTTTTGAATTAAGTAGATTTGAAAACAAAAGCAACAAAGAAATTGCAGAAATACTTAACATTTCAATCCAAGGCGTAAAAAACCAAATCTCAAAAGGCTTGAAACATGTAAAACAAGATTTAAAAAAACAAGGACACCAAATTTATTTTATTTGTTCTTCACATCACTTAAACTACATTTTATAA
- a CDS encoding FecR family protein, which yields MNKKKAKKLFSKYINNECSGKEIRKLEVFLDSYQDKKNIWKEELADKKLFQANSWSKIQFQIKKEQSKQKHTFTTFFKYVAAASVLIVISLAFYFTKQDSQKQFLEPIIVNNQIEKGTDKAVLMLSNNKEVVLEKGKPFNDKNIISDGKELVYKKSDIKQIAYNTLTVPRGGEFQITLSDGTKVWLNSDTKIKYPEVFSNGKERQVELVYGEAYFDVSSSFLNNGTSFKVLSQSQEITVLGTEFNVKAYKEDSIIYTTLVEGSVAIDISGKNQVLKPGEQAALNLKNDNITILKNVDVYNEISWRQGVFSFENKPLANIMQTLSRWYNMQVTFDDKSLESLRFSGKLKKSQSIEDIMTAVKNSSIINNYEINNKTIFLR from the coding sequence ATGAATAAAAAGAAAGCAAAGAAGCTTTTTTCAAAATATATTAATAATGAATGTTCTGGAAAAGAAATTCGAAAACTAGAAGTTTTTTTGGATTCTTACCAAGACAAAAAAAATATTTGGAAAGAAGAATTGGCAGATAAAAAGTTATTTCAAGCAAACTCATGGTCAAAAATTCAATTTCAAATAAAAAAAGAACAATCAAAACAAAAACATACTTTTACTACTTTTTTTAAATATGTTGCAGCAGCTTCTGTATTAATTGTAATTTCTTTAGCATTTTATTTTACGAAACAAGATTCCCAAAAACAGTTCCTAGAGCCTATAATTGTTAATAATCAAATAGAAAAAGGTACTGACAAGGCCGTGTTAATGTTATCTAACAATAAAGAAGTTGTACTAGAAAAAGGAAAACCATTTAATGATAAAAACATTATAAGTGATGGTAAAGAGCTTGTTTATAAAAAATCCGATATAAAACAAATCGCCTATAATACCCTTACAGTACCTCGTGGAGGAGAGTTCCAAATTACATTGTCTGATGGTACTAAGGTTTGGCTCAACTCAGATACCAAAATAAAATACCCAGAAGTCTTCTCAAATGGTAAAGAAAGGCAAGTGGAGCTAGTATATGGAGAAGCTTATTTTGATGTCTCTTCCAGTTTTTTAAATAATGGCACATCATTTAAGGTTTTAAGCCAATCTCAAGAAATTACGGTCTTAGGTACAGAGTTTAATGTAAAAGCCTACAAAGAAGACTCAATTATTTATACCACACTCGTAGAAGGCAGTGTAGCAATAGACATATCTGGTAAAAATCAGGTTTTAAAACCAGGAGAACAAGCCGCACTTAACTTAAAAAACGACAATATTACAATATTAAAAAATGTTGATGTTTACAATGAAATTTCTTGGAGACAGGGAGTTTTTAGTTTCGAAAACAAACCATTAGCAAACATAATGCAAACACTTTCTAGATGGTACAACATGCAGGTTACTTTTGATGATAAATCACTAGAAAGTTTACGTTTTTCGGGAAAACTTAAAAAAAGTCAAAGTATTGAAGATATTATGACGGCCGTAAAAAACTCTAGCATTATAAATAATTACGAAATAAATAATAAAACAATCTTTCTAAGATAG
- a CDS encoding RagB/SusD family nutrient uptake outer membrane protein, translated as MMKNRNLLIITIFLSLCIVSSCDKTLDELPDNRTEIDSQTKIRKLLVSAYPTISPALVAELSSDNVVDQGENHPNGNLLTTEIAYWQDITATGTDDIKNFWEASYKAIAHSNEALKAIERLKLENPQIDLSAEKAEALITRAYSHFMLVNIFGMHYNTESSSTDLGVPYITEPETTLNPTYKRNTVAEVYENINADIEEALPLIKDDIYQIPNYHFNTRAAFAFAARFNLYYENWAKAKEYASEALGNNPSAILRDWEEFDSLQLDANILTNTYITSDSNFLNIAYTSQLGVAFGAFRNLGRFSHTKRLADDETVFADNVLTRRVPFLEPAATKYWFTPLVLAISGLDKTLLYKVPYLFEFTDPVARIGFARTSLPSFHADETLLVRAEANILLKNYNAAMDDLNAWSSNFFKDRTTTIDEVDTFYNNIKYSTDEEPTQKKELNPKFSVEAGTQENMLHYLLQSRRILTLHEGFRWYDIKRYGIEVPRYQLTTVTSNYSVTDRLTENDLRKAIQLPQDIIITGLKPNPR; from the coding sequence ATGATGAAAAATAGAAACTTATTAATTATTACAATATTTTTATCACTATGTATTGTATCGTCCTGTGATAAAACGCTAGATGAGTTACCTGACAACAGAACAGAAATAGATAGCCAAACAAAAATAAGAAAACTTTTGGTGTCTGCTTATCCTACAATTAGCCCAGCATTGGTAGCAGAATTATCATCAGACAACGTTGTAGATCAAGGAGAAAACCATCCTAATGGCAATTTATTAACTACCGAAATTGCATACTGGCAAGATATAACAGCAACAGGAACCGACGACATCAAAAACTTTTGGGAGGCATCTTATAAAGCTATAGCGCATTCAAATGAGGCCTTAAAAGCTATTGAAAGATTAAAGTTAGAGAATCCACAAATAGATTTGTCTGCAGAAAAGGCAGAAGCCTTAATAACAAGAGCTTATTCTCACTTTATGCTTGTTAATATTTTTGGGATGCATTATAACACCGAAAGCAGTAGTACAGATTTAGGTGTACCATATATTACAGAGCCAGAAACTACATTAAACCCAACTTATAAAAGAAATACTGTAGCAGAGGTTTACGAAAATATAAATGCAGATATAGAAGAAGCATTACCGCTTATAAAAGACGATATTTACCAAATTCCTAACTACCACTTTAATACAAGAGCTGCCTTTGCATTTGCTGCAAGATTTAACCTTTATTATGAAAACTGGGCGAAAGCAAAAGAGTATGCTTCTGAAGCATTAGGCAATAATCCATCTGCTATTTTAAGAGATTGGGAAGAGTTCGATAGCTTGCAGTTAGATGCAAACATATTAACCAATACCTATATTACAAGTGATAGTAATTTCTTAAATATCGCTTATACCTCTCAATTGGGGGTAGCGTTTGGTGCATTTAGGAATTTAGGGCGCTTTAGCCATACTAAAAGACTTGCTGATGATGAAACCGTTTTCGCCGATAATGTTTTAACGAGACGCGTTCCGTTTCTAGAACCTGCTGCTACAAAATATTGGTTTACCCCTTTGGTTTTAGCTATTTCTGGTTTAGATAAAACGCTACTTTATAAAGTACCTTATTTATTTGAATTTACTGATCCAGTGGCTCGAATTGGATTTGCTAGAACGTCATTACCTAGTTTCCATGCAGACGAAACGCTATTGGTAAGAGCCGAAGCAAATATATTGCTTAAAAATTACAATGCTGCCATGGACGATTTAAATGCCTGGTCTAGTAACTTTTTTAAAGATAGAACCACAACAATTGACGAAGTAGATACATTTTATAATAACATAAAATATTCTACTGATGAAGAGCCTACACAAAAAAAAGAACTAAACCCTAAATTTAGTGTAGAGGCAGGAACTCAAGAAAATATGTTGCATTATCTATTGCAAAGTAGAAGAATATTAACCTTACATGAAGGCTTTAGATGGTACGATATTAAACGTTATGGAATAGAAGTGCCACGTTATCAACTCACAACAGTAACAAGTAACTATTCAGTAACAGACAGGCTTACAGAAAATGATTTACGAAAAGCCATACAATTGCCACAAGATATAATTATTACTGGCTTAAAACCTAATCCTAGATAA
- a CDS encoding zinc-binding metallopeptidase — translation MKKILILLSFVTILIGFWACSNNDNPIDTSETVIRVDNKLQNDFDKYLEREFVEPYNLRILYKLPDFESDFSYTLSPARYRNSVRMANLIKYLCLEPYKKVAPAGFLQKHFPKFILLVGSAAYNPNGTIVLGTAEGGLKITLYRVNRLDVDDIQELYNFYFRTIYHEFSHILHQTTDYSIDFDKISASTYVGGLWVESWNSDDEARQAGFISRYGSSEANEDFVELISYYITTPQSDWDTMIQDAGDGGPIMTQKMGIIRDYLDKVWDLDIDALRDEIQLRVSQLDQQDLDNIE, via the coding sequence ATGAAAAAAATATTAATACTACTTAGTTTTGTTACCATATTAATTGGCTTTTGGGCCTGCTCAAATAACGACAACCCTATTGATACTAGCGAAACCGTTATAAGGGTTGATAACAAGTTGCAAAACGATTTTGATAAGTATCTAGAACGAGAATTTGTAGAGCCATACAACCTTAGGATATTATACAAACTTCCTGATTTCGAAAGTGATTTTAGCTACACTCTGTCACCTGCGAGATACCGTAACTCTGTAAGAATGGCGAATTTAATAAAATACCTATGCTTAGAGCCTTATAAAAAGGTTGCACCAGCTGGTTTTTTACAAAAGCACTTTCCAAAATTTATTCTTTTAGTCGGCTCTGCGGCTTATAACCCTAATGGAACCATTGTTTTAGGAACTGCAGAAGGAGGTTTAAAAATAACATTATACAGAGTGAATAGATTAGATGTAGATGATATACAAGAATTATATAACTTTTACTTTAGAACCATATACCACGAATTTTCTCACATACTTCACCAAACAACAGATTATTCTATAGATTTTGATAAAATATCAGCATCCACCTATGTAGGTGGGCTTTGGGTAGAAAGCTGGAACTCTGATGATGAAGCCAGACAAGCAGGTTTTATTAGTAGATATGGCAGTAGCGAAGCCAATGAAGATTTTGTAGAGTTAATATCGTACTATATTACTACTCCACAAAGCGATTGGGATACTATGATACAAGACGCAGGTGATGGAGGACCTATAATGACCCAAAAAATGGGTATAATTAGAGATTACTTAGACAAAGTCTGGGATTTGGATATTGACGCTTTAAGAGACGAAATTCAACTTAGGGTAAGTCAACTTGACCAACAAGATTTAGATAACATAGAATAA
- a CDS encoding DUF4302 domain-containing protein — translation MEKKLKKIVTVFFLGIAVLSCTKIEDDRIFDKSASERISGAISEYQELLPKPEHGWVLEYFAGRGRCCGAYNYTFKFDDKNMVTVKGETAVGEATSNYEIVQYGGPVLTFNTYNRIFHFLSTPNGFRPQGAGEADYEFVILSRDEETDNLMVKGVKTNNEMRLKKLEEPAEEYLEKVDNIKQYFSNSILATTVNGKDIPTARTQLRIDFMEEGEEAISSPYIYTSQGIYLYEPITLNGVTVQEFILNFDEDRLVSLDGDVIIDVYLPPFDASLLWRTTVDSDNTSQHFIDAQIEMQSLHNDNRFARLWPTVEPEFVLGQYTPPIIGIAGIISGSTTRWTSGKRASFTGVAGQKTQLDAVDLGPDLITGIIFPYMDFYGEVFMENKPYETEMDDPDDPKEIKLTSVNNPEVWFIIKRD, via the coding sequence ATGGAAAAAAAATTAAAAAAAATAGTAACGGTTTTCTTTTTAGGAATTGCAGTGCTTTCGTGCACCAAAATTGAAGACGATAGAATATTTGATAAATCGGCATCAGAAAGAATATCTGGAGCGATTAGCGAATACCAAGAACTTTTACCAAAGCCAGAACATGGTTGGGTGCTAGAGTATTTTGCTGGGCGTGGCAGATGCTGTGGAGCTTACAATTACACCTTTAAGTTTGATGACAAAAATATGGTTACAGTAAAGGGAGAAACAGCTGTAGGAGAGGCTACATCCAATTACGAAATAGTTCAATATGGAGGTCCAGTACTTACATTCAATACCTATAATAGAATATTTCATTTTTTGTCCACACCAAATGGTTTCAGACCTCAAGGTGCTGGTGAAGCAGACTATGAGTTTGTAATCTTATCAAGAGACGAAGAAACAGATAATCTTATGGTAAAAGGGGTTAAAACTAATAATGAAATGCGACTGAAAAAGTTGGAGGAGCCAGCTGAAGAGTATCTAGAAAAAGTAGATAATATTAAGCAATATTTTTCTAACTCAATATTAGCAACCACTGTTAACGGAAAAGACATTCCTACCGCAAGAACACAATTAAGAATAGACTTTATGGAAGAAGGTGAAGAAGCAATATCTTCTCCTTATATCTATACATCACAAGGTATTTATTTATACGAGCCGATTACACTCAATGGAGTAACTGTTCAGGAATTTATCTTAAACTTTGATGAAGATCGACTTGTTTCTTTAGATGGTGATGTAATTATTGATGTTTATTTACCTCCTTTCGACGCATCACTATTATGGAGAACTACTGTTGACTCTGATAATACATCGCAGCATTTTATTGATGCCCAAATAGAAATGCAATCACTTCACAACGACAACCGGTTTGCAAGGTTATGGCCAACAGTAGAACCAGAATTTGTATTAGGGCAATATACTCCTCCAATAATTGGTATTGCAGGTATTATTTCTGGTAGTACAACACGATGGACATCAGGTAAAAGAGCTTCTTTTACGGGAGTTGCGGGGCAAAAAACCCAATTAGATGCTGTAGATCTAGGTCCAGATCTTATAACAGGAATTATATTTCCGTACATGGATTTTTATGGCGAGGTTTTTATGGAGAATAAACCTTATGAAACAGAAATGGACGACCCAGATGACCCTAAAGAAATTAAGTTAACCAGTGTTAACAATCCTGAAGTTTGGTTTATAATCAAAAGAGATTAA
- a CDS encoding LytR/AlgR family response regulator transcription factor encodes MNCIIIEDEVPAQEILSAYIGKIPDMEIKGIFNSPLKANSVLKQEKIDLIFLDINLPTISGIDFLKTLQHPPKVIMTTAYDKYAVESFEYEAIIDYLVKPFSFERFLKAINKLESRSENRELNTQQLESLEITSSKEAVFINVDKTLHKVNIEDIIYVQSDRNYVTVSTRNSKLTFIDTLKNWDNYLEPDYFVQIHKSFIVNINFIDKVTGNLVYINQEKIPVGRSYKDELFDKIKPIN; translated from the coding sequence ATGAATTGCATAATTATAGAAGACGAGGTTCCTGCACAGGAAATACTTTCTGCCTACATCGGCAAAATTCCGGATATGGAAATCAAGGGTATTTTCAATTCACCCTTAAAAGCAAACAGTGTGTTAAAGCAGGAAAAAATTGACCTTATTTTTCTGGATATCAACTTGCCCACCATATCAGGTATTGATTTTTTAAAGACCTTGCAACATCCGCCAAAAGTCATAATGACCACAGCCTACGATAAATATGCCGTTGAAAGTTTTGAATATGAAGCTATTATAGATTATCTGGTAAAACCCTTCAGTTTTGAACGCTTTCTAAAAGCGATAAATAAATTAGAATCAAGGTCTGAAAATAGAGAATTGAACACTCAGCAACTGGAATCCTTGGAAATCACATCCAGCAAAGAGGCGGTATTTATAAATGTTGACAAGACGTTGCACAAGGTAAATATAGAAGATATTATCTATGTGCAATCAGACCGAAACTACGTTACCGTTAGTACCCGAAATAGCAAGCTCACCTTTATCGACACCCTAAAAAACTGGGACAACTATCTTGAGCCTGATTATTTTGTGCAGATACATAAATCGTTTATCGTTAACATCAACTTTATTGATAAAGTAACAGGGAATCTTGTTTATATCAACCAAGAAAAAATTCCTGTGGGTAGGTCTTATAAAGATGAATTGTTTGATAAGATAAAGCCGATCAATTAG
- a CDS encoding sensor histidine kinase gives MMMKNNSYLKLTIHILFWLFYVVVAFFLMPNFSGHEMTLLERIDFKLLPLVLTLTYFNDLYLLPTLFQKKQYALYGFLIVAIVLLATALYCNHIIDCSCSFGMCLSQQLWKFLLPVIFLSLIHILSSFFEKQKELENTQKERVEMELKFLKSQINPHVLFNNLNTVYAQAVKGSDNVADMILMLSENLKYILYQSEEKLVSLQMDVDFIDNYLEFQTLRTQGINRIVFNKTIDSYNHKIAPLLLIGLIENAFKHSSFKEDALSDILIDLSVKNGILKFKCMNEVDAESGKRETEGFQIGLKNLEKRLNLIYPKKHRFFVENNEKTFTAHLEIDLK, from the coding sequence ATGATGATGAAAAACAACAGTTATTTAAAATTAACGATCCATATATTATTCTGGTTGTTTTATGTGGTTGTCGCCTTCTTTTTGATGCCCAACTTTTCGGGCCACGAGATGACTTTGTTGGAAAGGATTGATTTTAAGTTACTGCCCTTGGTGTTAACGTTGACCTATTTTAATGATTTGTATTTGTTGCCAACACTGTTTCAAAAAAAGCAGTATGCACTTTACGGATTCCTGATTGTTGCAATCGTTCTTTTGGCTACGGCATTGTACTGTAATCATATCATCGATTGTAGCTGTAGTTTTGGTATGTGCCTTTCCCAGCAGTTATGGAAGTTTTTGCTTCCCGTAATTTTCCTCTCTTTGATCCATATATTATCGTCGTTTTTTGAAAAACAAAAAGAGTTAGAGAACACGCAAAAGGAACGTGTAGAGATGGAACTTAAATTTTTAAAATCACAGATCAATCCTCACGTGCTCTTCAATAATTTAAATACGGTATATGCGCAGGCGGTTAAGGGCTCAGATAATGTGGCCGATATGATATTGATGCTTTCTGAAAACTTAAAATACATCCTGTACCAGAGTGAGGAAAAGCTGGTATCCTTGCAAATGGACGTGGATTTTATTGATAATTATCTTGAATTTCAAACCCTGCGCACCCAAGGCATCAATCGAATTGTATTTAATAAAACGATTGACTCTTACAATCACAAGATTGCACCTTTACTGCTCATTGGTCTTATTGAAAATGCCTTTAAACATAGTAGTTTTAAGGAAGATGCCCTAAGCGATATTCTTATAGATCTGAGTGTGAAAAATGGTATCTTGAAATTTAAATGTATGAATGAAGTCGATGCTGAAAGTGGAAAACGTGAGACAGAGGGCTTTCAAATCGGTTTGAAAAACCTTGAAAAACGATTGAACCTGATTTATCCAAAAAAGCATCGTTTCTTTGTGGAAAACAACGAAAAAACCTTTACCGCACATCTAGAAATTGACCTGAAATGA